The sequence below is a genomic window from Acetivibrio clariflavus DSM 19732.
AGTTTACACTAGGATTCATTACTATACTTCCAGCTGACCCGTTTACATACTCAAGTTTGCTTGGGTCATAGGTTATTGTCATATCTGCTGTAGTTATTCCATTTGACGGTACATTAGCCAATTTTATCGGTACTACCACTTGTTGTCCCACATTTGCTGTTACTGATTCAACATACGCTGTAAATTCTGCTGAAGCTGCTTCTGTTTTTTGTAAAGGCATCAGAGTGCATAGAATTAATGCACATAATACAATAGAAATGCATTTTGTGAATTTCGATAAATACATAAGCTCTACCTCCAACTAATAATTTTTATTAAACCACAGTTACAAAACTGCGGATTAAAGACAAAAATACTAACCTGACTAATAGCTTTATCTACGTCTGGGTATCATTTTGCGATTTATACTACTTATAGGAATAGAACAACTGCCGATTTGCTTGTCAACACGATATGATGTTTTGCTAGAAAAAATTTAGTTAGATAAGAATATATTCATACTTTACATTTTTATTATAATATAAATTTTATAATATTTCCTATTAACATTATTTTAAAAGTATAACTATTTTTTTAGAATTGCCGATAAATTATTAAATACCATTATTTTCTGTTAATTTATTATTATTTTCTTATATAATATTCAGGATTCTATAATCATTATAAACAAAAAACGATATATTTTTATATCCTTTATGGTATTATTTTCAATACTTTAGTTTGTAAATACCAAAAACAGGATCCATATACCGTTTTAAATATTATACCAACTGATATTTATAATTTTACATAATTAAATCAAAATTTTTGATAATTTAAAATTTAAAGCTTTTAAAATACTTATCTGTTTAATATAAAATTAAAAGTATACATAATATGTTGCTTTTTTACTAGGATAAATCATTGCTTTAATTATTTTTTATGTTTTATAAATTAAAAACATATGCTACCCAACAAAAGAATAAACCTTTCCTTTTGCGGTATTTAGATCTACCCCTTTTCTTATAAACAGTTCTGTTAATGTCACAAATTCGTATCCTTGTTCCTGAAGTGTTGGGATTATTATATCTAACGCCTCAGGAGTCGGATGGGGAAGTGGCTGAACATCATGTAACAAAATTATAGCGCCATCTTTTACTTGATTTATAATTGCATCTGCTCTTTGTTGTGCTGTAGTTGTCTGTATCCAATCATTTGCAGTTATACCGTGTGCAAATATCAAATCAACATTATCATACAGAGTTTGGCTGTATACAAGATTTGGTGCACGGAAAAATTTAGGGGATGTCCCTGAATACTTTTCAATAACAGCCGTAGTTTTACCAACAGATTCCTTTATTTCTTCTGCCGACATATCTCCCATACTTGAATAATCCCATGAATGATTCCCTATTTCGTGTCCTGAATTAACAATTCTTTTTATAATATCACTTGTAGAGTCATTGACTCTTTGTCCAACTACCATAAAAGTCGCCGGAACTTGGAATTTATCCAGTTTGTCAAGAACCAGGGCCGTCAAAGTAACATCCGGACCGTCATCAAAAGTTAATGCTGTAAGTTTCTTATTGGATTGACTCATTATTATACCTCCAGATTTTATTATTTTCTCTACTGATGAAGTGCATTGTCAAGTTGCTTTAAAAGACCAGTCAAGTGTGAAACATCAATATGAAAAGTTAATAATTCATTACTTTATATAATAAATTAATCAACTTTCGCACGTGAATAATGTGCACTGAACATTGAAAAATCAATAGATTTGGGCAATAAAAAAGTACAAGAACCCCCTTCTATGTGATATAATAGAAGTACCCAAACCCTATTAAATCGACAATTTGGAGGTTCTTGAACATGTCTATTGTATCACAGAAGGTTAAGGAAGAAAATAGATTTTCTTTGACAGTTGATAACTTTTTCAAAATGTTTTCTGTAGGCTATCTGTTAAAAAAGTCAAACGCATATAAAGATAAAGGTATTCCTTGTCTTACGGTATTCAAAGTACTGTTTGAACTTGTTTTTACAGGCAAAAATCTGTTTA
It includes:
- a CDS encoding polysaccharide deacetylase family protein, with protein sequence MSQSNKKLTALTFDDGPDVTLTALVLDKLDKFQVPATFMVVGQRVNDSTSDIIKRIVNSGHEIGNHSWDYSSMGDMSAEEIKESVGKTTAVIEKYSGTSPKFFRAPNLVYSQTLYDNVDLIFAHGITANDWIQTTTAQQRADAIINQVKDGAIILLHDVQPLPHPTPEALDIIIPTLQEQGYEFVTLTELFIRKGVDLNTAKGKVYSFVG